Part of the Drosophila santomea strain STO CAGO 1482 chromosome 2L, Prin_Dsan_1.1, whole genome shotgun sequence genome is shown below.
CAACGCCTTGGCCACATGATATAATGCTGTAGCGGAGCATGGTCGACAACGACGTCAGATGTCCGCGGCCCAGTCGCCGAGTCCCAAAGACCCAGACCCCAGACCGTCCAAACTGACCGCTTTGGTCCATTGCCGTCCCGCTCGCACAGCCGCTCTGGTTTCGTGCGGTTCTGTGCGGTTCGCATACGAATGTACATCTCTATGTATCCATATTTTCGGAAGGCAGGGAACTTTGCTAATTCGGCATGGGTGTTGAATACGTAGGGGTTTTTGCGGGGAAGCGGCACCGGTGGAGGGGGCAGTCGTCTCGTCGCATTTATTATTGGTCAGccgtatttatttttacaaatttgcGAGAGCAAATATGAAATCAGCTGTTTGCATTGCCCGCTGAGATTAAGGCGATCAAGGGGGGTATATAGTAATTGATGAGGTGTTTGCAACACCCGTAAAGAACATTTCTCAGTGCTTGCAGTgagttaataaatattaataaagcAAGAAGAGTCATCGGAGTTGGCAACACAAAGGTTGTAGatgacaaaaataaaagctaCTAGTAATTGGCAAATTTCCCAAAGTTCTTGAAAGTTGATAAGGCATTTAAAGCAAAAACTCTATTACTCATTATTGACGTGTTCCTCAGATAATGTGATTGATTTAATATTCAATATACTTAACTgcaatatattaaaattatattagaAAAGTAATCttgaaaatgtgaaaaggaaaatattaaaaagcgGCTAATATGTTCATAGCGCATACGCATACGCTTCAATCCTTTAGTTTAGGTTAAGattgttattataataaatgtgtAGTCACCCAAACCACTTAATTTATTCCCACTGATAATTTTCCATTAGGTGAAacttaaatcaaattaatggCAAAATAAGTCTCCAAGGGATAGTTCGTTTACGCGAACGAGTTTATCTTCATCAATATCGTATAGtttcaaattaattagaaCTTAAATCAGATTTATGACGGAGTGAGAGCATCCTACACAAACTAGTTTTCAAAGCCGCTTTTTCGGGGACACAGCGGGGTTGGCGCTTGGCGGTGGGGGCGGTGGTGTTGTGCGGCATGTTATCGATTTGGtggagaaacaaaaaaaatttctatcgattttctgCTGGCCTCGAGGTCAATCGAATGCTAAATGCCATGGTAGTTGTGTTCGGGCATTTGTGCCAAACTTTTGTTCCTTCTTGTGCGTTTTATTGGCAAACTTTGAGCATAAACACTTTAGAGACAAATTGCCCTAGCCGCAAGTTAGGCAGCGGACTATAATAGAGCAGAAAAGAGCAGCAGCATAACGTCATCGGCAGCCATGACTCAGTTTATTTGCTCTCTCGTACGCTCGCTCAAGAACCCCCTCCTCCCTCTCTACcaccccccacacacacacacatacactctGGCATTCAAGcggcacactcacactcaaACGATGCTGTTCTAAGCTGAGGCCAAAAATCGAACCTCGGATGACcgataaaaattaaataataagcGGACGTGGAAGAGGGGTGCCAATTTAATTGCCTTAATTAAAAGGCTTAAAAAAACACGACTGAGCTCCATCATCATCTTTATTTCGGCAATAGGGTTTACTTAGATGTGCGTGTATGTTGGTGTTGCCATCAGTGGTAAGAACAGTAAAGGATAGTAAGCTGTTACTTTCCGGGCTGTGATTTTAATCACCTAAAAACTACAGGTGAACTTCCTGAGTAGAAACCGCTGGCACACGAAGAATTACTGTAATTGAGATCAATATTCCTGAATTTCTTGAAACtatgaatttaaaaaaccaGCCAATCCACAAGATGATGATTGCCATTTGTAATCGAAACAAAATGCAGAAACTAAATTCATTTCTTGCTTTGTCCGAAAACTAACATATTGGTAAAAACCACAATTTGGCTTCCAAGGTGCCTGTAATCCGCAAAGTATGCTATGAAAAGGATTTTCTCTTCTCAAAACATATCACAAAAAGATATGTGTGTGAAATCCAACCTAAGCGAAAAGTAGCTTGTAATCGACATATTGCACCCCACTGTAACTGCGATCGCCGAGGTATGCCATGGAATTTGACTTGTCCAACAACAGCGGCGTAACCGCAATAAAGAGCGAGTTTAACTATTTTGAGCCGCTGTTCATTAGCCGAGAGCCATCACTGTATCGATGTTGATGTTGGTGTGTCATGGCAGGCTGGATGACGTGATTGTCTCCACTCCTCTGCTCTGCTCTTCTTTTCCCCATCCGTGCTCTTCCACTCCCACTCTGGTTCGCTAGCTTTTCTCCTTTCTCTGCGCCCGCATATGATTAAAACGGCAAAACAAGATAAAACTCGTTGGAGCAAAGGAGCTGCTGCCGCCTGCTTGTTggtttggttgttgttgctgttggatAGGCCCTGCCAGTGGGTCAGTGTTGGAAAAGGGTGTGAGGTTGCGGGTGGGGGTTGTAGGAGGTAGAATATACGCATGACACTCCTTGccgccgcacacacacacttgcacagaTACACCAACACCAGCGAAGCACGCGACACACGCACACGAGGTCACTCACACAGGCGCAGGGTCGTActccccaccacccacacactcgcacgcatgttattattaaatgttattagTTTATTTGCAGTATTAACAAAATGTTATTGGCATTAATAGTGTAGTACAACAGCGTACATCATGCATCACACTGAAGTATGTACATCAGAGCAGGaaaaacacccacacacacacgataTGGTTTTTAAGCACTTTTCGGCATTGTAACAGTAACGCGTTGGGGATTTTAGTTACTGtgtttccattttcatttctattcttttcttttgtggcAAAGGAAGGGGGTGTCTTTATCTTTCTCTTTTTCGCTTTCTTCTTGGTTTTTTAGCAGCGATGACGACAGCGTGCGCGGCTCTTTTTCCCAACGCTGCTCCGCTTTTTTGCCTTCAATAACATTTACACTTTGCACTATTTATGTAATAGTTTTTCAATCGGTGCGCGGTGTTTCATCTCAGCACGATTTTCGGGCACTGGCTGGCGAGCACTAGCCACAGACTGGGTTACGAATTATGtacatttttcacatttttcccCGATGatttttcttttgtgttttACTACCAAAGAAGAGAACAAACTACCAATACACACGCACGcactctcgcacacacactcactgaACACGCAccacactgacacacacacacatcccaCCGCTCAATGACGAAATTCCTCGCACAGCGTTGACAACTCTAGGTTCTAGCTCTCCCAGCTCctctgcttttgcttttgcttctgctgcgTGCGCGAGTGTGTGTATGAAAGAGAGAGGTAGGGTACTTGTGCTGGTGTGCTTTTCGTCATAATTTTTGCGTTGGGCAACCAAGCACCTTTGACTTCTTGGCGACTTTTCACACGTAAATGACCGAGCGAGCTCAAACTTTCACCGCTGACACATGGACTGGGCCTTAAACTGATCGACTTTGCACAATTTTTCGCATTTACCTagcacacaaaacacaaaaattcgattttttccTCGCTGATATTTTCACGCGAATGACCTTACAACACATGCATacaatacacacacacacagacaacTGAGGCGGTGGTATGACCAAAGCTTGCAGTCAAATGGTAGTATAAATACTGCGCGATATATACTAAAAAGGCAGTAAGACGCCATTATCCAACACTGGTGCTGTTAATGTGAAGTTTTGCCATCTCTGTCCCACTCCCAGGGCAAGAAATAAATTCgcgtaataaaaaaaatatgttttttacACAATCCTATTCTTTTAATTGGGTGTACCCTATACAATATTTGGTACATTCCCCAAATTTATCTTACATATGGTATATCCGTTATATACCAAATACGTATTTATACTGATACATCTTTAAATTAAGTAAAGCTTAGGATATATATATCAGATGTTTTAAAGTCCTTAGAAATTCGAGATATTAAACTCAATAATTGGAAACGTTAAAAGCATACAACTTTTGTCGTCCTTTTCATTTCTAATATACTTTTAAAGGCACGAAGAACGTTAGGCTATAAACAATATTTCCATCGTGgacaattcaatttgcagtGCGACCGTTAAATTCCTACCGGCCTGGCCACACCTGGAATCTGGTATTGCGCCACTCTCTGTGAACGGTCACACTGCATCAGTCATCAAAGCGGGTGTGGATCACTGTTGGTTTTGtgttgtttcattttttcgaaTCTTTGAGTTCCCGAGTTAGTTTTATTTACCTTTCTGTTAATTAATGAAATGTGCGTGGCCTGCTGAGCAGCCAGATCAGATTGATTTCAGTACCGAGGTGAGTAGAAATGGGTTTTGCTAGCTCTTCCACTTTGGCGACCCGCCCAAATCGTGTGTTTGGCCGTCTCCAAAATGCCTAAGCCAGTGTTattgtgttgttgctgttgttgttggcacATGGGCGTTGACCGAAAACAGAAGAATTGCCTCAAATATTGGTTACAACTTTTCACGTTGTGCTCGTTTAAATGGAATTCATTAAATGGAACTAGTAATTGTGAAGGAAGTTCTTCGCTAGGAGCTTTTTGGCACTAAAAGGAAATGTGAAGCTGGCGTTTTAGCCACCTGCTGGCCAATTGGATTGCGGCgtcttttttagtttttctgcCTTCAAGCTCTCGAATTTCGCCAACAGTTGCTCCTTTGGCCGCCCAAAATGTCCTGCCTGCTGTTTCAATTGCACTTTTGCCCTCTCAACTCATTTTGAATGGGTCTTCTCGGCTAATTAATGCCCACTTTACTTGTGTGTTACGCTTGTGGTGGTGCGCCCTCttacactaaaaaaaaaatcgattgaAAAGGTATAATAAAATACCACGCTAGAACAAAAGTAAAttcatttataaaatatttgttctcTTTTAcctaatataaaattatatttcttctatacaaatattttataaaaaaaatatatatcatagttataaaatattttcatttgacGGAGTTTAATGTGATTTTAAAAGGTGCACAAATGTAATTCTCATGTAATGCTACATTTCCCAAACAGTATTCTCTCTGTGTAGCTGTGCGCAAAGGGTGGATTACAAGTCGCGCTGTGGAAATTATTACGAGTTCGGTATTTGTTTTCACCGCCGAGAGTAGAGACCCCTATAGGCCAGTAACTTCTGCTGCTTCAGTGCACAGAGTATCTCGCCCAGGCCCATATAGACACCTATGTATATCTATGGTCAGGTAGCCGGCCGTTTCATTTGCGTGTTTCGCTCAGTTCCAGTGTGCTACCTTTACCTTCATTGCCTCGCCAGCGAATGCATTTCAAATGcagacagacacacactcCCTCCATCCTTCAGTTTTATTTCACCTCACTTGTCTCGAAGTCGGTGCCTCATTGTTCTTCTGGCGTGGACCCTTTTTGTATGGTTGCCATTAGGCGTTGACTTTTTACCTAGCAAAAGGAGTTAATACCTGAGAGTAGGGAGGATTTCGAGGTCCTTGCTTGAATGATGTATTTCGAGGTCCCTGCTTGAATGATGAATTTTCCCTGTGTGCCGGCTGATTGTGTGCTGATAAGCCGGAATACTTAAATATGCGCATTTTTTTATGTCGGACAAATTCCACCACCGGCAATTCGCCAAAAACATGAAACGGAATAATATTTAAgaaggaaaatggaaaactttaaTACTGAAgacagttttatttaatatcaaaTTTTTGAATTGTAAGTAGAAGCCATTAAAAGTTTACTGTGCTATACTTAAGTAAtagtaaacattttattatttgtgtaCTATGATTTCGTTATCTTTTCTAGTTCAACCATAAATAACGAAGGCATTAAAAACACATTGAGCAGAAGATTTGAATACCCCAAATCCCTGCGCGGCATTCATCTCCGCTGTCTAATTGCGCGCCCACTTGAATGACATTTTACTTAATGTTTGACATAGTTTCCATAGTGCCACTGGCCCCTTAAAAAGATCTCCCTGAAGATACGTTCATTGCTCCTGCCAGATCGTGTCTATAGTCTATTAATACCGATGTCGGCGCCCTCATTAACGACTTGTTCGCAGCACGCGGAAATcaaccaaccaacaacaaTCCTCAAACATGAGATGCGGTCCATGACTTAGGGATTAGGGTgtttggaaatatatatatgtatgccgaaattttaaaaaatcccTAATACTTAACTATATGCTATGTTTATATCCAGATGTTGGAAGGAGGTTCTTTAAAAATGTAGAATTTAGAATAAGGAATTTATACAAAGATTACTGTTTTTATCAAGAACTCGaagttttgttttggaaaGCATTGATACACCCTATTCGACAGGCATTAAAGAACAGGCCGATCACCCTCTATTTATAGTATTCGGGAGATGCAGTTATACTCAGCGATTCTAATTCATTCACTTCTGACTTCTCCTCAGCAATGATGTGGCACTTGCTGCGCGCCCTGCTCGTGGTAGCCGCCGTCTTGGATGCACTGCAACCGGCGGTCGGACAAAGCGACAACTATTACAACCCCAACCAGAACCAGCAGAATCCCCAGCAGCCGTTACTGCCCAACCAGCAGTGGGGAAACAACCCACAGACGAATCAATATGGCAACAACAACCCAAACTTTGGCCAAACGAATCCCAACGATCGCCCGCCGTACAGGACCGATTCGGGAAGCTACAACGATGTTGCAGGGCAAGATGAATATAATAAACGACTTGGAGGAGGCTATCAGGACAACGAAGAGCCGAGTCTGACTCGGGGAAAGTCGTCCTATAACATCAAGGCCACCTTCTTGGAATCGCTGCATTCAAGGGAGCCCACCTACTTTATTGTGGCTTCTCGAATGGTTAGACCTGGTCTAATCTACCAGGTGTCCGTGTCCATTCTCCAAGCTCAGTACCCGATAACCGTTCATGCTAGCATCGCCTGCGATGGTGTTCAAATCAGCGGAGACTCCAAGGATGTTAAGGAGGGCATACCGGAGACGCTGCTCATGAGGATCCCACCAACCAGTGTGACTGGAAGCTATAAGCTTCGAGTGGAAGGTTTCTACCAGAATGTTTTTGGTGGCCTCGCCTTCCTGAACGAAACAAGACTAGATTTCTCCCAACGTTCCATGACGATATTTGTACAGACCGATAAGCCCCTTTATATGCAAGGGGAAACTGTGCGATTCAGGACCATTCCGATCACCACCGAACTCAAAGGATTTGACAATCCCGTGGATGTGTACATGCTGGATCCAAACAGGCATATTCTTAAACGTTGGTTGTCGCGGTAAGTGGATCTTTTAATGTCTTAACATAAATTAGAAAATCAAGtctattaaaatgtaaatgaaaaccAACTTAATCTTTATATTTCAGGCAATCAAACTTGGGTTCCGTTTCTCTCGAGTACAAACTGTCGGATCAGCCCACTTTTGGCGAATGGACCATCCGGGTTATTGCTCAGGGACAGCAAGAGGAGAGTCACTTCACCGTGGAGGAATACTATCAGACCCGCTTCGAAGTGAATGTTACCATGCCTGCCTACTTCTTCACCACGGATCCGTTTATCTACGGAAGGGTGATGGCTAACTTTACCAGTGGCCTACCAGTAAGAGGTAATCTCACAATCAAGGCTACAATCCGGCCAATTGGATACTACAGCAACCAAGTCTTAAATGAGAAGTATCGTCTGGGTCGGTCACCTTTGGAGCAAACTAACCGATACAATGAACGATGGCGCTACAATAATCCCAACCAGAATCCGCAAGTGCAGTATAATGTGCCTGGACAACTGCCCCAAGATGGAACAGATCTTTCACAGGATATTCTGTACAGGAATCAATATGTGGTCGAGCGACACTATCAGTTCGACGAGGAGTGGCCATTCTGGGTTAAAAAACCCGAGTATCAGGACAGCAGCTACGAGGCGTGGAGTGGAACTTATCGAAAAACCCTGCCCTTCCTGCGCTATTTCAATGGAACCTTTGACTTCAAGTGGCCATTGAGGGAGCTAGAGCTCCTGGTGCCCAATCTGGCCAACTCGGAAGTGTTGATCACGGCTACTGTTGGTGAGAAGTTCTACGATGAGATCATCAGTGGCTACTCCGTGGCCAGAGTGTACAATTCCAGTCTAAGGGTGGTATTCCTTGGCGATTCTCCGCAGGTTTTCAAGCCCGCCATGCCATTTACCACTTATCTGGCTGTTGAGTACCATGACGGTTCACCAATTAATCCAAACCTATTGCGCCAGGGCTTAATGGAAGTCTCTGGTTTCGTGGAAAGCCGCAATGGCGGCAGGAGAGACTGGCCCGCCCAGCGATTGCCCATGTCGCAGCAAAGTGATGGCATTTGGGAGGTGAAGATTGACATCAGGAATGATCTGAACCTGGATGACCGCCCACAAGCAAGAGATTTCTTAAACGGCGTACAAAACATGCGCTTGCAGGCGAACTTTGTGGATCCGCGTGGTGAACGCATTCAAACGGAGCTTCTTTTGGTGTCTCACTATTCTCCCAGAAATCAGCACATCAAGGTCAGCACCAGCACAGAGAAACCTGTGGTTGGGGAGTATATAATCTTCCACATCCGTACGAACTTCTACCTTGAAGAGTTTAACTATCTCATTATGTCAAAGGGTGTTATCCTGGTGAACGACCGAGAAACCATCACAGAGGGTATCAAAACCATTGCTGTGGTTCTGAGTTCCGAAATGGCGCCCGTGGCCACTATTGTAGTGTGGAAGATTAACCAGCAGGGACAGGTTGTGGCCGATTCCCTAACGTTCCCAGTAAATGGCATCTCCCGGAATAACTTCACCGTATACATCAACAATCGCAAAGCGAGAACCGGAGAAAAAGTGGAGGTGGCCATCTTTGGAGAGCCTGGCTCGTATGTGGGTCTTTCAGGCATCGATAGTGCCTTCTACACAATGCAGGCCGGTAACGAACTCACTTACGCCAAGATCATTACTAAGATGTCCAACTTCGACGAGCAGACCAACGGAACCTATAAGCACATTTGGTACTCTCACGAAGGCAATCCCGATGAGCTGGTGTACTTCCCCGCCTCGTCCTTTGGTGTCGATGCAAATCGCACTTTTGAGTACAGTGGCTTGATCGTATTTACGGATGGTTATGTACCCAGAAGACAGGATAGCTGCAATCGTACATTGGGTTTCGGAGAGTGCTTAAGTGGGCGTTGCTATCGCCTCGAGAAGCAGTGTGATGGTTTGTTTGATTGTGATGATGGAACGGACGAGATCAATTGTCATGTGAGAAATGACACAGAACTGTTGAACTACAGAAAGTACCGATTTAATCGCGTGCTCCGGCATTACGAGAATGTGTGGCTCTGGAAGGATGTGAACATTGGACCGCATGGTCGGTACATCTTTAATGTGGAAGTTCCTGATCGTCCCGCCTACTGGATGGTGAGTGCGTTCAGTGTGAGTCCATCTAAAGGCTTTGGTATGATGAACAAGGCCTTGGAGTACGTTGGAGTCCAACCCTTCTTCATAAATGTGGAAATGCCCGAGGCTTGCAGACAAGGCGAACAGGTTGGCATTCGTGTCACTGTATTCAACTATATGATAACTCCAATCGAGGCCGTTGTCGTGCTGCACGGCAGTCCGGACTACAAGTTTGTGCACGTGGAGGAGGATGGCATCGTACGATCGTATAACCCCAGAACCAGCTTTGGTGAACACCAATTCTTCATCTACTTGGAGGCCCAAGGCACCACGGTTGTTTACGTGCCAGTGGTGCCTCAGCGTCTGGGCAATGTGGATGTTACCCTTCATGTGGCTACTTTGCTTGGAACTGACACCATAACACGAACACTACATGTGGAGTCGGATGGTCTGCCACAGTATCGCCATCAATCCGTGCTTCTGGATCTCTCAAACCGCGCCTACGTCTTGGAATACATGCATGTTAATGTAACTCAAACGCCAATAATTCCATACCAGGTGGATCGTTACTTTGTGTACGGCTCAAACAAGGCCAGAATATCCGTAGTCGGTGATGTGGTGGGTCCTATTTTCCCTACCATGCCGGTAAATGCCAGCTCCCTGCTTTACCTGCCCATGGAGTCGGGCGAGCAAAATGCTTTTAGTTTTGCCGCCAATCTCTATACGATTATGTACATGCGATTGATTAATCAGCGCAACAAAACGCTGGAGAAGAATGCCTTTTACCACATGAATATTGGCTATCAGCGGCAGTTGAGCTTTATGCGGCCCGATGGCAGCTTCTCACTGTTCCGTTCCGATTGGAACAACTCAGATTCGTCCGTATGGTTGACCAGCTACTGTCTAAGGGTGTTCCAAGAGGCCAGCTTCTACGAATGGGAGAACTTCATCTGGATCGATGCCACCATTATTGAAAAGAACATGCGATGGTTACTGCAACACCAGACGCCACAGGGATCCTTCTACGAGGTTACGTGGCTACCGGATAGGAAGATGAATCGCACCAACTTTGATAAGAACATTACGCTAACGTCCCATGTACTCATAACTTTGGCCACCGTTAAGGATATCTCTGGCACTCTAGGCTCTCGAGTTGCTTTATCGACCCAGCGAGCCTTGGCGTATATAGAGCGAAATATGGACTTCCTGAGACACCAAGCGCAACCTTTTGATGTGGCCATTACAGCCTACGCCCTTCAGCTTTGTAACTCCCCGATTGCCGAGGAAGTATTTGCCATTCTGCGACGTCACGCCAGGATTATAGGCGATTTTATGTACTGGGGTAACCAGGAAATACCGCAACCTCCGCGCAAGCTGGAGAATCAAAAGTGGTTCTCGCTGCCCCGCCTGCCTTACGAATATGATTCGCTGAATATAGAGACAACCGCGTACGCGTTATTGGTTTATGTGGCACGCCGTGAGTTCTTGGTGGATCCCATTGTGCGGTGGCTAAACTCGCAGCGCTTAAACGACGGCGGATGGGCCTCCACCCAGGATACCAGTGCAGCACTCAAGGCTCTTGTGGAGTACACAGTGCGGTCTAGGCTGCGCGAGGTCTCCTCGTTGACCGTGGAGATCGAGGCCTCTTCGCAGGGCGGCAAGACACAAACCCTTTACATAGATGACACGAATCTAGCCAAATTGCAGAGTATCGAGGTAAGAGGCTTTATAAAAACAATCTTTTAGATTGATCGATTTAGATTTTactaatatatttaaaaatatatcttatACTTCTCAGATTCCAGACGCCTGGGGCACCATCAAGGTTCAGGCCAAGGGTGCTGGATATGCCATCCTTCAGATGCACGTGCAGTACAATGTGGACATTGAGAAGTTCCAGACCAAGCCGCCAGTGCCAGCCTTTGGACTACAAACCAAGGCAATCTTCCACGGCAGGAATCAGTCGCACATCTCCTATGTGGCTTGTCAAAAGTGAGCTTCTATTGGTACTCAATGCGTAAGACCATTGTGTTAAGTTTGTAAATTTCTAGTTGGATAAACCAGAACGAGTCGGAGCGCTCAGGTATGGCAGTTTTGGATGTGGCCATACCGACTGGCTATTGGATACAGCAGCAAAAACTCGACACTTATGTGCTCAGCAATCGTGTCAGGAATTTGAGAAGGGCTCGATATCTAGAACGCAAGATTGTCTTTTACTTCGATTATGTAAGATATAATTggatttttattgttatacattaatattaatgttaaATCTCGTCAATTCTGAACAGCTTGACCAAGAGGATATCTGTGTAAACTTCACCATTGAGCGTTGGTATCCAGTGGCCAATATGTCTCGTTATCTGCCAGTGCGGGTTTACGACTACTATGCACCGGGTAAGTAAAATCTATAAacaactaaattaaataattgtttaataaatCTCATTTCCCTCTGCTTTCAGAACGGTTTAACGAATCAATATTCGATGCCCTGCCTACATATCTGCTGAACATTTGTGAGGTGTGCGGTAGCTCTCAGTGTCCGTACTGCTCCATCTACAACATGGGCTGGCGCGcctccatgtccatgtcccTGCTCTTCTTCAGCGTATTCATATACCTACTGCGGAGTCGCACGCACCTGGTCCTAAACATGATGCAACTGCTCACATAGAAAGGAATGAATGCTATTCACAAAGTCACCCTCGAAACACCTTGCTAAGATTCGAAGTGTTTTTGTTCATTTATCGCGTGtttactttttagttttttgttttgagttgtaggtttttgtttgccaacgAAATTGCATTCCGTCCAAAAATGCTGGTCAacattttggttttatttttagtttttttcagTTGTACTCCACGAAACTGACCCGCTGTAGAATCGAATGTACAAAACAGCAGTTGAATGtatattaatttgtattttattgctGAACAAAGAATCTTCTGCCACCCGTAGCAGACCACATATAGCCACCTAATGTATCTTTTAAGTCGTAACGAACCATACTATGCCTTATCATAGAGCGGGCTCCAAGTGCGGAATGAAAAATCAATCAATGTGTCTTTCACAAAATGCCTTTAATAGATTTTAGAAATCATTAGCAAATGTATCTTGACAAATGTTTGCATGCATATCGAATGGAAATttatcttatttttattaactCTAACTCTAACTcttgaatatttataaacgAAATGAAGAGAAAAACGTTGAGAAACCGTccaattaatttatgcaaataatgAATCTGCATAGTTTGTAAGTTTTATACGTATATACCCTCCATATAAACCACAATTAGTTCTTAAATTCCCCACACAAATCTCACATAGCCATGTACATGAAGCTAACTAAGCGAGGAACAAGGAAATTATTGTACACAATTAAGAATGTCGCTCCTTTCCGTACCATAAGAATCGAATCTCTATGAAGTGTcttgtgttttcttttgtcATAAACGAaacctgaaaataaataaaagtaatttgtATCGAATTGTGTTTTCTTGTCTGGGAATGTTGGACAAATTCTGAATGTGGATTGTGAATAAATGCTTTGCACCCCAGACCCCGCACCCGTCAAAatgtttatacatatattgcaTTGCTTTGCCTTCAGTGTATCATATTTt
Proteins encoded:
- the LOC120444726 gene encoding CD109 antigen, with the translated sequence MMWHLLRALLVVAAVLDALQPAVGQSDNYYNPNQNQQNPQQPLLPNQQWGNNPQTNQYGNNNPNFGQTNPNDRPPYRTDSGSYNDVAGQDEYNKRLGGGYQDNEEPSLTRGKSSYNIKATFLESLHSREPTYFIVASRMVRPGLIYQVSVSILQAQYPITVHASIACDGVQISGDSKDVKEGIPETLLMRIPPTSVTGSYKLRVEGFYQNVFGGLAFLNETRLDFSQRSMTIFVQTDKPLYMQGETVRFRTIPITTELKGFDNPVDVYMLDPNRHILKRWLSRQSNLGSVSLEYKLSDQPTFGEWTIRVIAQGQQEESHFTVEEYYQTRFEVNVTMPAYFFTTDPFIYGRVMANFTSGLPVRGNLTIKATIRPIGYYSNQVLNEKYRLGRSPLEQTNRYNERWRYNNPNQNPQVQYNVPGQLPQDGTDLSQDILYRNQYVVERHYQFDEEWPFWVKKPEYQDSSYEAWSGTYRKTLPFLRYFNGTFDFKWPLRELELLVPNLANSEVLITATVGEKFYDEIISGYSVARVYNSSLRVVFLGDSPQVFKPAMPFTTYLAVEYHDGSPINPNLLRQGLMEVSGFVESRNGGRRDWPAQRLPMSQQSDGIWEVKIDIRNDLNLDDRPQARDFLNGVQNMRLQANFVDPRGERIQTELLLVSHYSPRNQHIKVSTSTEKPVVGEYIIFHIRTNFYLEEFNYLIMSKGVILVNDRETITEGIKTIAVVLSSEMAPVATIVVWKINQQGQVVADSLTFPVNGISRNNFTVYINNRKARTGEKVEVAIFGEPGSYVGLSGIDSAFYTMQAGNELTYAKIITKMSNFDEQTNGTYKHIWYSHEGNPDELVYFPASSFGVDANRTFEYSGLIVFTDGYVPRRQDSCNRTLGFGECLSGRCYRLEKQCDGLFDCDDGTDEINCHVRNDTELLNYRKYRFNRVLRHYENVWLWKDVNIGPHGRYIFNVEVPDRPAYWMVSAFSVSPSKGFGMMNKALEYVGVQPFFINVEMPEACRQGEQVGIRVTVFNYMITPIEAVVVLHGSPDYKFVHVEEDGIVRSYNPRTSFGEHQFFIYLEAQGTTVVYVPVVPQRLGNVDVTLHVATLLGTDTITRTLHVESDGLPQYRHQSVLLDLSNRAYVLEYMHVNVTQTPIIPYQVDRYFVYGSNKARISVVGDVVGPIFPTMPVNASSLLYLPMESGEQNAFSFAANLYTIMYMRLINQRNKTLEKNAFYHMNIGYQRQLSFMRPDGSFSLFRSDWNNSDSSVWLTSYCLRVFQEASFYEWENFIWIDATIIEKNMRWLLQHQTPQGSFYEVTWLPDRKMNRTNFDKNITLTSHVLITLATVKDISGTLGSRVALSTQRALAYIERNMDFLRHQAQPFDVAITAYALQLCNSPIAEEVFAILRRHARIIGDFMYWGNQEIPQPPRKLENQKWFSLPRLPYEYDSLNIETTAYALLVYVARREFLVDPIVRWLNSQRLNDGGWASTQDTSAALKALVEYTVRSRLREVSSLTVEIEASSQGGKTQTLYIDDTNLAKLQSIEIPDAWGTIKVQAKGAGYAILQMHVQYNVDIEKFQTKPPVPAFGLQTKAIFHGRNQSHISYVACQNWINQNESERSGMAVLDVAIPTGYWIQQQKLDTYVLSNRVRNLRRARYLERKIVFYFDYLDQEDICVNFTIERWYPVANMSRYLPVRVYDYYAPERFNESIFDALPTYLLNICEVCGSSQCPYCSIYNMGWRASMSMSLLFFSVFIYLLRSRTHLVLNMMQLLT